From the Candidatus Afararchaeum irisae genome, the window CGTCCGCAGATCCGACCGTCTCGGCGTCACCGATGACTAACACCTTGCGTCGTGCGCGTGTCAGGGCGACATTGAAACGTCTCGGGTTGTCGAGAAAGCCGACCTCGTTCTCCTCGTTCGATCTGACGAGTGATATTACGACGACCTCCTTCTCACGACCCTGGAAGCCGTCTACGGTGTCGACTTCGAGAGCCTCGGTACCGCGCATCCTGTCTTCTATGGCATCTACCTGGTCGTCATACGGCGATATCACCGCGATATCCGAGGCGTCTAAGCCCGCGTTGAGGTAGGAGTCGACTATCTCTGATACGAAGTCTGCCTCTCTCGGATTCTCACGTGACGTCGATCCCTCGGGCTGTCTCTCGGATGCTTCGACTCCGGCTGTGTTGACGAAGACGAGAGGGTTTTCGGGGTTTAACATCCTCTGGAGTCCCGACGAGAACGGCTTAACTGAGACCCCGAGACCGTCGAGTGTGTGTTCTGCGACAGACGAGTCAGCTTCGAGTGCGTCGTCGTAGAACTCGTGGCTCGGGAACTCCATTATGTCGGTGTTCATCCTGTACTGGGTTCGTAGAAGGCTCCTTATCGAGTCGTGCTCAGCGAGACGTTCGAAGAGTGTCTCACGCAGGCTGGGGTTCGCTCGCGCCGCGTCCTCACTCTGGACTGTCGGAGGAAGCTGACGGTGGTCGCCCGCCATGACGACACGTCTCGGACGTGCCGAGACGATAGGTATGAGACACGACGGCTCTGTAGCCTGTGTCGCTTCGTCGATGACGAGAGTATCGAACTTCGACTTGAAGCCATCGAGTAGATCACTTCCCGAGGTCGAGTTAGTCGTACAGACGACGTCCGCCGACCCTATGACCTCCGAGACTGCCTCGTCTTCAAGCTCGTCGGATCTTTCGAATAGGTCGTCGGCTTCCTCACGTATCTCAAGCCACTCAGCCATCTCCTCTATCTTCTCGGGGGGAACTCCACGTGATCCGCGTCCCTCCTCGGCGAGCTCTTTTATACGCTCGTCGGAGAGACCACGTCTCCACCGTCCCGAGGGCGGTGTCAGGTCGTCCTGTCTCTCGAGTAGGTCGAAAGCCTCCTCCCGAAGACTGCGCGATCTCTGGTACTTCTCGTTTTTCTCCAGGAGCCGGTCGAGGCTGTGTTGACGTAACTCGGGAGTCACACGCGCGGGATGTCCGAGCCTCA encodes:
- a CDS encoding IGHMBP2 family helicase — encoded protein: QKALLFEDPEALSLYLCRQLLGSGLVEVERKEEMRRHENEIRSMSRHEREAKGRALVGMSGRDEGEGIGGYEVKFVKERGDRLPDTEIGVGDLVMVSKNDPLRDDNPTGTVTQVTNHSVTASFDSKPPGFVFGDGLRVDLYVNDVTYQRMLDALDGLLEVESESESKSKSKSESPGMDFSQLRDVIVGTENPSESKAEKADFDIGSPDSDSGSNWHNDSLNESQMSAVRQSLNGEGFHLIHGPPGTGKTTTVVEVIHQCVDRGESVLATAASNTAVDSIVESLVGSGESLEVVRLGHPARVTPELRQHSLDRLLEKNEKYQRSRSLREEAFDLLERQDDLTPPSGRWRRGLSDERIKELAEEGRGSRGVPPEKIEEMAEWLEIREEADDLFERSDELEDEAVSEVIGSADVVCTTNSTSGSDLLDGFKSKFDTLVIDEATQATEPSCLIPIVSARPRRVVMAGDHRQLPPTVQSEDAARANPSLRETLFERLAEHDSIRSLLRTQYRMNTDIMEFPSHEFYDDALEADSSVAEHTLDGLGVSVKPFSSGLQRMLNPENPLVFVNTAGVEASERQPEGSTSRENPREADFVSEIVDSYLNAGLDASDIAVISPYDDQVDAIEDRMRGTEALEVDTVDGFQGREKEVVVISLVRSNEENEVGFLDNPRRFNVALTRARRKVLVIGDAETVGSADVYREFHRYVRESENALEIEL